From Acidimicrobiales bacterium, one genomic window encodes:
- a CDS encoding fumarate reductase/succinate dehydrogenase flavoprotein subunit, translated as MVMLDAKIPEGPIADKWDNHKFSVKLVNPANKRKFEVIVVGTGLAGASAAASLAELGYNVKVFTFHDSPRRAHSIAAQGGINAAKNYRNDGDSVHRLFYDTVKGGDYRSREANVHRLAQVSVNIIDQCVAQGVPFAREYGGLLANRSFGGAQVSRTFYARGQTGQQLLLGAYQALAANIRAGKVTLYNRSDVLDIVTKDGEACGIVARDMLTGEVHGHSAHAVVLATGGYGNVYYLSTNAMASNVTAAWRAHRKGALFANPCYTQIHPTCIPAADEFQSKLTLMSESLRNDGRIWVPRGMDESRGAADIPEEERYYYLEEKYPSFGNLVPRDVASRNAKTVVDEGRGVGPLKNGVYLDFAAAIERDGVEAVKERYGNLFDMYERITGEDPYATPMRIYPATHYTMGGLWVDYNLMTTVPGLYALGEANFSDHGANRLGASALMQGLADGYFVLPYTIGDYLAPKLGDTPVPTDDPVFNESVAAIDDKTRQWTAKKGTHGVEHYHRELGKIVWEYCGMARNEAGLEKALSEIPALREEFRKNVKVLGSPDGINTMLEKVNRVDDFMEFAELKVRDALHRRESCGGHFREESQTPEGEALRDDENFAYVAAWEWNGPDTAQTLHKEDLQFDTVKLTQRSYK; from the coding sequence ATGGTCATGCTCGACGCGAAGATCCCCGAGGGCCCGATCGCCGACAAGTGGGACAACCACAAGTTCTCGGTGAAGCTCGTCAACCCCGCGAACAAGCGCAAGTTCGAGGTGATCGTCGTCGGCACCGGCCTCGCCGGCGCCTCGGCCGCCGCCTCGCTCGCCGAGCTCGGCTACAACGTGAAGGTCTTCACCTTCCACGACTCGCCCCGCCGTGCCCACTCGATCGCCGCCCAGGGTGGCATCAACGCTGCGAAGAACTATCGCAACGACGGCGACTCGGTCCACCGGCTCTTCTACGACACGGTCAAGGGCGGCGATTACCGCTCACGTGAGGCCAACGTCCACCGCCTGGCCCAGGTGTCGGTCAACATCATCGACCAGTGCGTCGCGCAGGGCGTCCCGTTCGCCCGGGAATACGGCGGTCTGCTCGCCAACCGCTCGTTCGGTGGCGCCCAGGTCAGCCGGACCTTCTACGCCCGAGGCCAGACCGGACAGCAGCTGCTGCTCGGCGCCTACCAGGCCCTGGCCGCCAACATCCGGGCCGGCAAGGTCACGCTCTACAACCGTTCCGACGTGCTCGACATCGTCACGAAGGACGGCGAGGCCTGTGGCATCGTCGCCCGCGACATGCTCACCGGCGAGGTCCACGGGCACAGCGCCCACGCGGTCGTGCTCGCGACCGGCGGCTACGGCAACGTCTACTACCTGTCGACCAACGCGATGGCGTCCAACGTCACCGCCGCATGGCGAGCGCACCGCAAGGGCGCCCTGTTCGCCAACCCCTGCTACACGCAGATCCACCCGACCTGCATCCCGGCCGCCGACGAATTCCAGTCGAAGCTGACCCTGATGTCGGAATCGCTGCGCAACGACGGCCGCATCTGGGTGCCGCGGGGCATGGACGAGAGCCGTGGAGCCGCCGACATCCCCGAGGAAGAGCGCTACTACTACCTCGAGGAGAAGTACCCGAGCTTCGGCAACCTCGTCCCGCGCGACGTCGCCAGCCGCAACGCGAAGACGGTGGTCGACGAGGGACGCGGTGTCGGTCCGCTCAAGAACGGCGTCTATCTCGACTTCGCCGCCGCGATCGAACGCGACGGTGTCGAAGCCGTGAAGGAGCGCTACGGCAACCTCTTCGACATGTACGAGCGCATCACGGGTGAGGACCCCTACGCCACCCCCATGCGCATCTACCCCGCCACCCACTACACGATGGGTGGCCTCTGGGTCGACTACAACCTGATGACCACCGTGCCGGGGCTCTACGCCCTCGGCGAGGCGAACTTCTCGGATCACGGCGCGAACCGCCTGGGCGCGTCGGCCCTCATGCAGGGTCTGGCCGACGGCTACTTCGTGCTCCCCTACACGATCGGCGACTACCTGGCCCCGAAGCTGGGCGACACACCGGTGCCGACCGATGATCCGGTCTTCAACGAGTCCGTGGCCGCGATCGACGACAAGACCCGTCAGTGGACCGCGAAGAAGGGCACCCACGGCGTCGAGCACTACCACCGCGAGCTCGGCAAGATCGTCTGGGAGTACTGCGGCATGGCCCGCAACGAGGCCGGCCTCGAGAAGGCACTCTCGGAGATCCCCGCGCTGCGCGAGGAGTTCCGCAAGAACGTCAAGGTGCTCGGTTCCCCCGACGGCATCAACACCATGCTCGAGAAGGTCAACCGCGTCGACGACTTCATGGAGTTCGCCGAGCTCAAGGTGCGCGACGCGCTGCACCGTCGTGAGAGCTGTGGCGGTCATTTCCGAGAGGAATCGCAGACCCCCGAGGGTGAGGCGCTGCGCGACGACGAGAACTTCGCCTACGTCGCCGCCTGGGAGTGGAACGGCCCCGACACGGCGCAGACGCTCCACAAGGAAGACCTGCAGTTCGACACCGTCAAGCTGACGCAGAGGAGCTACAAGTGA
- a CDS encoding succinate dehydrogenase cytochrome b subunit — protein MAQATSPSRHDVAPVRRRPKPLPWPLNIYQTAVGKKYAMALTGIGLLGFVIVHMIGNLHLYEGPRQVHEYAEALRDLGGHLAPRTFLLWVMRLGLIGMFAVHIHCAVSLSRMNQKAGSAYVGSRNYIAANFASRTMRWTGPIILLYVLFHLADLTWGWVDDDWVRGDPYHNVYSSMSAVPIAIIYIVANVALAVHIFHGAWSMFQTLGINNPKYNALRKGIAQGLALLILVGNLSFPIAVQSGVIDEDNRADPIGFVDADGNSVLDSHADQGGE, from the coding sequence ATGGCACAGGCAACATCTCCGTCGCGACACGACGTCGCTCCGGTCCGCAGGCGTCCGAAACCACTCCCCTGGCCGCTGAACATCTATCAGACGGCCGTCGGCAAGAAGTACGCCATGGCCCTCACCGGCATCGGGCTGCTCGGGTTCGTCATCGTCCACATGATCGGCAACCTGCACCTCTACGAGGGCCCGCGCCAGGTCCACGAATACGCCGAAGCGCTTCGTGACCTCGGTGGACATCTCGCTCCCCGCACGTTCCTGCTCTGGGTGATGCGACTCGGTCTGATCGGCATGTTCGCCGTCCACATCCACTGCGCCGTGTCGCTCAGCCGCATGAACCAGAAGGCCGGCAGCGCCTACGTCGGCAGCCGCAACTACATCGCGGCGAACTTCGCCAGCCGGACCATGCGCTGGACCGGGCCCATCATCTTGCTCTACGTCCTGTTCCACCTGGCCGATCTCACCTGGGGCTGGGTCGACGACGACTGGGTCCGCGGCGACCCGTACCACAACGTCTACAGCTCGATGAGCGCCGTGCCGATCGCGATCATCTACATCGTCGCCAACGTCGCCCTCGCCGTTCACATCTTCCACGGCGCCTGGTCGATGTTCCAGACCCTGGGGATCAACAACCCCAAGTACAACGCCCTCCGCAAGGGCATCGCCCAGGGGCTCGCCCTGCTGATCCTGGTCGGCAACCTGAGCTTCCCGATCGCGGTGCAGAGCGGTGTGATCGACGAGGACAACCGCGCGGACCCGATCGGGTTCGTCGATGCCGACGGCAACTCGGTGCTCGATTCCCACGCCGACCAAGGAGGCGAGTGA
- a CDS encoding sigma 54-interacting transcriptional regulator produces the protein MSRPETLGALRDSGWESTPIRKEIRRNAIARIRSGEPLFPEVIGYENTVTPQLENALLAGHDIIFLGERGQAKTRMIRGLTGLLDEWMPIVAGSEINDDPYAPISKYARDLIAEMGDDTPIGWVHRDDRFGEKLATPDTAIADLIGEVDPIKIAEGRYLSDELVLHYGLVPRTNRGIFAMNELPDLAERIQVGLLNVLEERDVQIRGHKVRLPLDVILVASANPEDYTNRGRLITPLKDRFGSQIRTHYPLDVDTEVAIIEQEADLASADGLDVVVPSFMTEICATVSHVARASQHINQRSGVSVRLSISNTEVMVANAVRRSLRSGATDVVPRIVDLDALPASTSGKIEIETLDEGRDGEILANLVRTAVLTVFKDRVPPDTHRGVVDAFDGDVVLDTGEDVTDDAYAAMLASVPALQAPVAALLAEEDPGDAESPAMIASAIELVLEGLHLSKRLNKDGGGGKSQFRSRS, from the coding sequence ATGTCGAGACCCGAGACCCTTGGTGCCCTTCGCGACAGCGGCTGGGAGTCCACACCGATCCGCAAGGAGATCCGCCGCAACGCGATCGCCCGGATCCGCTCCGGCGAACCACTCTTCCCCGAGGTGATCGGCTACGAGAACACCGTCACCCCCCAGCTCGAGAACGCGCTGTTGGCCGGCCACGACATCATCTTCCTCGGAGAGCGTGGTCAGGCGAAGACCCGGATGATCCGCGGGCTCACCGGTCTGCTCGACGAATGGATGCCCATCGTCGCGGGCTCGGAGATCAACGACGACCCGTACGCGCCGATCTCCAAGTACGCCCGCGACCTGATCGCCGAGATGGGCGACGACACCCCGATCGGCTGGGTGCACCGTGACGACCGTTTCGGCGAGAAGCTGGCCACGCCCGACACGGCGATCGCCGACCTGATCGGCGAGGTCGATCCGATCAAGATCGCGGAAGGCCGCTACCTCTCCGATGAACTCGTCCTGCACTACGGCCTGGTGCCCCGGACCAACCGCGGCATCTTCGCCATGAACGAGCTCCCCGATCTGGCCGAGCGCATCCAGGTCGGCCTGCTCAACGTGCTCGAGGAGCGCGACGTCCAGATCCGCGGCCACAAGGTGCGGCTCCCGCTCGACGTCATCCTCGTGGCGTCGGCCAATCCCGAGGACTACACCAACCGCGGTCGTCTGATCACACCGCTGAAGGACCGGTTCGGTTCGCAGATCCGCACCCACTACCCCCTCGACGTCGACACCGAGGTGGCGATCATCGAGCAGGAGGCCGACCTGGCCTCGGCCGACGGACTCGACGTCGTCGTGCCGTCGTTCATGACCGAGATCTGCGCCACAGTGAGTCATGTCGCACGCGCCAGTCAGCACATCAACCAGCGGTCGGGTGTGTCGGTTCGTCTGTCGATCTCCAACACCGAGGTGATGGTCGCCAACGCCGTGCGCCGGTCACTGCGTTCGGGGGCGACCGACGTCGTTCCTCGCATCGTCGATCTCGATGCGCTGCCGGCCTCGACCTCGGGCAAGATCGAGATCGAGACGCTCGACGAGGGTCGCGACGGCGAGATCCTGGCGAACCTCGTCCGCACCGCGGTGTTGACGGTGTTCAAGGACCGGGTCCCGCCCGACACCCATCGCGGTGTGGTCGACGCCTTCGATGGCGACGTGGTGCTCGACACCGGCGAAGACGTCACCGACGATGCCTACGCGGCGATGCTCGCGTCGGTCCCCGCGTTGCAGGCGCCGGTCGCGGCATTGCTGGCGGAGGAGGATCCCGGCGACGCCGAGTCGCCGGCCATGATCGCCAGCGCGATCGAGCTGGTGCTCGAAGGCCTTCACCTGTCGAAGCGGCTCAACAAGGACGGCGGTGGCGGCAAGTCGCAGTTCCGCAGCCGCAGCTGA
- a CDS encoding family 1 glycosylhydrolase, translated as MSSPTAEFRWGVTSSSVSAEGVAPTADWSEWERDKLAPSSADGYGLHLDYEDDVAQFAALGCTDWRITIEWARIEPVEGKLDNDALDRYRDILSAARHAGLRNWLTLQHTSLPGWYLDDEGGHRDATARGRFWARHVDRVAEALDEFADGFVPIDDPIGWALRGYGLGSRPPGRIDARSMREAAEGAVLATHDAVRLLASGDQPVMTAWRADPVHALAENDGRITPEAKKAARRWDELLWGSWLRAHATGMLEIDGRAAKEVPAFVTDVDFVGIVHDHPIGVTAEGVIDAWPRNGRRDASGFVPEPGELAEAIHRTADALPDHRIVVAGHGIPTDDDAWHDHQVGRSLEVVQEAAEEGLAGYFHDAGIDGYEWKKGFTARRGLLRRDRTHRPAATTFADVAR; from the coding sequence GTGTCTTCACCAACCGCTGAGTTCCGCTGGGGGGTCACGTCGTCGTCGGTTTCCGCCGAGGGCGTGGCCCCGACAGCCGACTGGTCGGAGTGGGAGCGCGACAAGCTCGCGCCCTCGTCGGCCGACGGCTACGGCCTGCATCTCGACTACGAGGACGACGTGGCGCAGTTCGCCGCGCTCGGATGCACCGACTGGCGCATCACCATCGAATGGGCGCGGATCGAGCCGGTCGAGGGCAAGCTCGACAACGACGCGCTCGACCGGTATCGCGACATCCTCTCCGCCGCCCGCCACGCCGGCTTGCGCAACTGGCTGACGCTCCAGCACACGTCGCTTCCCGGCTGGTACCTCGACGACGAAGGTGGCCATCGCGACGCGACGGCGCGTGGTCGATTCTGGGCCCGCCACGTCGATCGGGTGGCCGAAGCGCTCGACGAGTTCGCCGACGGCTTCGTGCCGATCGACGACCCGATCGGGTGGGCGCTACGCGGCTACGGCCTGGGAAGCCGTCCGCCCGGGCGCATCGATGCCCGGTCCATGCGCGAAGCAGCCGAGGGCGCAGTGCTCGCGACGCACGACGCTGTGCGTCTCCTCGCCTCCGGCGACCAACCGGTCATGACCGCATGGCGGGCCGACCCGGTCCACGCGCTCGCCGAGAACGACGGACGAATCACTCCGGAGGCGAAGAAGGCGGCTCGACGGTGGGATGAACTGTTGTGGGGTTCGTGGCTGCGGGCGCACGCCACGGGGATGCTCGAGATCGACGGACGTGCAGCGAAGGAAGTGCCCGCCTTCGTGACCGACGTCGACTTCGTCGGCATCGTCCACGACCACCCCATCGGGGTGACCGCCGAAGGCGTCATCGACGCGTGGCCCCGCAACGGCCGTCGGGACGCAAGCGGGTTCGTGCCGGAGCCCGGCGAACTCGCCGAGGCGATCCACCGGACCGCCGATGCGCTGCCCGATCATCGCATCGTGGTCGCCGGTCACGGCATCCCGACCGACGACGACGCCTGGCACGACCATCAGGTGGGCCGCAGTCTCGAAGTGGTGCAGGAAGCCGCCGAGGAAGGACTTGCCGGCTACTTCCACGACGCCGGCATCGACGGGTACGAGTGGAAGAAGGGCTTCACTGCGCGCAGAGGTCTGCTCCGTCGCGATCGGACCCACCGCCCGGCCGCGACGACCTTCGCCGACGTCGCGAGATGA
- a CDS encoding MaoC/PaaZ C-terminal domain-containing protein: MPINPDAVGNTSEPSEIRWTSKDSLLYALGVGAGATDPTGFELEFTTENTKDTPQKALPTQVVVMGSGGMPAFGDFNLAALLHGEQFIEIHQTVPAEGTATGQGRVAEILDKGKAALVRLESTVTDADGNPMWTSRNGLFISGEGGWGGDRGEASTWELPDRDADQVISYTTRDDQALLYRLNGDRNPLHSDPSFAAMAGFDKPILHGLCTFGFTGRALLHGLCDSDPDAFGSMGGRFKSPVMPGEQLDVHMWNDGDQTLFQTRVGDRVVFDAGVFTNR; encoded by the coding sequence ATGCCGATCAATCCAGATGCCGTCGGAAACACCAGTGAGCCGTCGGAGATCCGGTGGACGTCGAAAGACAGCCTGCTCTACGCGCTGGGCGTCGGTGCCGGCGCAACCGACCCGACCGGGTTCGAGTTGGAGTTCACGACCGAGAACACCAAGGACACGCCTCAGAAGGCACTGCCGACGCAGGTCGTCGTGATGGGCTCGGGTGGCATGCCGGCGTTCGGCGATTTCAACCTCGCCGCGCTGCTCCACGGCGAGCAGTTCATCGAGATCCACCAGACGGTCCCCGCCGAGGGCACCGCGACCGGTCAGGGCCGCGTCGCCGAGATCCTCGACAAGGGCAAGGCGGCGCTCGTACGCCTCGAGTCGACGGTGACCGATGCCGATGGCAACCCGATGTGGACCAGCCGCAACGGGCTCTTCATCTCCGGTGAAGGCGGCTGGGGCGGCGACCGCGGCGAGGCGAGCACCTGGGAACTCCCCGACCGCGACGCCGACCAGGTGATCAGCTACACGACCCGCGACGACCAGGCGCTGCTCTACCGCCTCAACGGCGACCGCAACCCGCTCCACTCCGACCCGTCGTTCGCGGCGATGGCCGGCTTCGACAAGCCGATCCTGCACGGCCTCTGCACCTTCGGCTTCACCGGGCGGGCCCTGCTCCACGGCCTCTGCGACAGTGACCCCGACGCATTCGGATCGATGGGTGGGCGGTTCAAGTCGCCGGTCATGCCCGGCGAGCAGCTCGACGTCCACATGTGGAACGACGGTGATCAGACGTTGTTCCAGACCCGGGTCGGCGATCGAGTCGTCTTCGACGCCGGTGTCTTCACCAACCGCTGA
- a CDS encoding helix-turn-helix domain-containing protein, producing MSDAARALESDSPTRRPSNRRELILEAAIELFHERGYPATGVDDIGSAVDVSGPAIYRHFSSKEEILLEAIQLAADEVHEANLTARATGGSPISVLEGYVRAYARVAIERSALISVWTSEAKHLSSARRSPMTRRLRAWSTEWIDELRAVRTELTAEQARILVAGAIGLISTTATAEKNPDGLLEDRITSMAMATLAAPID from the coding sequence CGGCGGCCGTCGAATCGGCGCGAACTGATCCTCGAAGCGGCGATCGAGCTCTTCCACGAACGCGGCTATCCAGCGACCGGTGTGGACGACATCGGCAGCGCAGTCGACGTCAGCGGGCCGGCGATCTATCGCCACTTCTCCTCGAAGGAGGAGATCCTGCTCGAGGCGATCCAGCTCGCCGCCGACGAGGTCCACGAGGCGAACCTCACTGCCCGGGCGACCGGTGGCAGCCCGATCTCGGTGCTCGAGGGCTACGTTCGCGCCTACGCACGCGTCGCGATCGAGCGCTCCGCCCTCATCTCGGTGTGGACCAGCGAGGCCAAACACCTGTCCTCGGCTCGCCGCTCCCCGATGACGCGGCGGCTCCGGGCCTGGAGCACCGAGTGGATCGACGAACTCCGGGCGGTGCGCACCGAGCTCACCGCCGAACAGGCCCGCATCCTCGTCGCCGGTGCCATCGGCCTGATCTCCACCACGGCCACCGCCGAGAAGAATCCCGACGGTCTCCTCGAAGACCGCATCACATCCATGGCGATGGCGACGCTCGCCGCGCCGATCGACTGA